The following proteins come from a genomic window of Streptomyces sp. Sge12:
- a CDS encoding isocitrate lyase/phosphoenolpyruvate mutase family protein, with the protein MTTGTTEARADHRTSGAQRLRALFARPGTVRIIGAHNPLGARLAERAGFDGVWSSGLEVSASQGVPDTDILTMSELLATAGSLAAAVEVPVVADCDAGYGNAHNVMNMIRRYEAAGIAGVSIEDKRFPKVNSFIPGRQELAPIAEFCGKLRAAKAAQTTPDLMVIARIEALIAGWGMDEALRRGEAYAAAGADAVLIHAKGSSPEPVLRFLERWTLPTPVVVVPTTYHTITATELAEAGAKMVIYANHGLRAGIAAVTDTFEAILRDDRTTGIEDRIAPLATVFDLQGMSLQKRHEAEYITPYASRARSLIVPGLPTAPAAGLLAEQSTALRRADIESVSAVSAVQAVSEAPAEAGTGDDHGQVPQDVTLLPSHLDAAGAVLALDDDFLSGTVVVTGDVFVEGEPLRRLVAAGGDIAVLVDVSDGPGARRRADALPLALDSVARDGRRIGAASGSGVLAAVAAEADGEFAGAAVFSAEGFGALRQVAEKRRANGREATLADLLVDLLAAGHRVRAVEIGSGWLELRTPQDLARATELFATRESGQ; encoded by the coding sequence ATGACTACTGGGACGACAGAGGCACGCGCGGACCACCGGACGTCCGGAGCCCAGCGGCTCCGCGCACTGTTCGCCCGCCCCGGCACGGTACGCATCATCGGCGCGCACAACCCGCTCGGTGCGCGCCTCGCCGAGCGCGCCGGCTTCGACGGCGTCTGGTCGAGCGGCCTGGAGGTGTCGGCCTCTCAGGGCGTGCCCGACACCGACATCCTGACCATGAGCGAACTGCTCGCCACCGCAGGGTCCTTGGCGGCCGCGGTCGAGGTCCCCGTGGTGGCCGACTGCGACGCCGGCTACGGCAACGCCCACAACGTCATGAACATGATCCGGCGCTACGAGGCGGCCGGCATCGCCGGCGTCTCCATCGAGGACAAGCGCTTCCCGAAGGTCAACAGCTTCATCCCCGGCCGTCAGGAACTGGCCCCGATCGCCGAGTTCTGCGGAAAGCTGCGCGCCGCCAAGGCCGCCCAGACCACGCCCGACCTGATGGTCATCGCCCGGATCGAGGCCCTCATCGCCGGCTGGGGCATGGACGAGGCCCTGCGCCGCGGCGAGGCGTACGCGGCGGCCGGCGCCGACGCGGTGCTGATCCACGCCAAGGGCAGCTCGCCGGAACCGGTGCTGCGCTTCCTGGAGCGCTGGACCCTGCCGACTCCGGTCGTCGTGGTCCCCACGACCTACCACACCATCACCGCCACCGAACTGGCCGAGGCCGGCGCCAAGATGGTCATCTACGCCAACCACGGTCTGCGCGCGGGCATCGCCGCCGTCACCGACACCTTCGAGGCGATCCTGCGCGACGACCGCACGACCGGCATCGAGGACCGGATCGCCCCCCTGGCCACCGTGTTCGACCTCCAGGGGATGTCCCTCCAGAAGCGGCACGAGGCCGAGTACATCACCCCGTACGCGAGCCGGGCCCGCTCCCTCATCGTCCCGGGCCTGCCCACCGCGCCCGCCGCCGGCCTGCTGGCCGAGCAGAGCACCGCGCTGCGCCGGGCGGACATCGAGTCGGTGTCGGCGGTGTCGGCGGTGCAGGCGGTGTCAGAGGCGCCGGCCGAGGCAGGCACGGGCGACGACCACGGGCAGGTCCCGCAGGACGTGACGCTGCTGCCCTCCCACCTGGATGCCGCCGGCGCCGTACTGGCGCTGGACGACGACTTCCTGAGCGGCACGGTCGTCGTCACCGGCGACGTCTTCGTCGAGGGCGAGCCGCTGCGCCGACTGGTCGCCGCGGGCGGCGACATCGCCGTCCTCGTCGACGTGTCCGACGGCCCCGGTGCGCGGCGCCGTGCCGACGCGCTGCCGCTGGCCCTGGACTCCGTCGCCCGGGACGGCCGCCGGATCGGCGCCGCCTCGGGCAGCGGGGTCCTCGCCGCCGTCGCAGCCGAGGCGGACGGCGAGTTCGCCGGCGCCGCCGTCTTCTCCGCCGAGGGCTTCGGCGCGCTGCGCCAGGTCGCCGAGAAGCGCCGCGCCAACGGCCGCGAGGCGACCCTGGCCGACCTGCTCGTCGACCTGCTCGCCGCCGGACACCGGGTGCGGGCGGTCGAGATCGGCTCCGGCTGGCTGGAACTGCGGACCCCGCAGGACCTCGCCCGCGCCACCGAGCTGTTCGCCACCCGGGAGAGCGGCCAGTGA
- the fabG gene encoding 3-oxoacyl-ACP reductase FabG yields the protein MPQDSRPVAVVSGGSRGIGRAVVERFLTDGYDVGYCYRSRPADADAIERLAAEHGGRVFGASVDVTDPDAVRGFLEGTQERLGAIDAIVTSAGIVQDGPLVTMGQEAWTSVIDTNLTGTYNVCRAAVFALMKQGRGSIVTLSSVAGVCGSATQANYAASKAGIIGFTRSLAKEVARFGIRANVVAPGLIATDMTDGMKAKAREAVLAQIPLGRIGTAAEVADTVAFLASDRASYITGQVIRIDGGIGN from the coding sequence ATGCCGCAGGACAGCCGTCCGGTCGCGGTGGTCAGCGGCGGATCGCGCGGCATCGGCCGGGCCGTCGTGGAGCGGTTCCTCACCGACGGCTACGACGTCGGCTACTGCTACCGTTCCCGCCCCGCCGACGCCGACGCGATCGAGCGCCTCGCCGCCGAGCACGGCGGCCGGGTCTTCGGCGCGTCCGTGGACGTGACGGACCCGGACGCCGTACGCGGCTTCCTGGAGGGCACGCAGGAGCGGCTCGGGGCGATCGACGCGATCGTCACCAGCGCGGGCATCGTCCAGGACGGCCCGCTGGTGACGATGGGCCAGGAGGCCTGGACCAGCGTCATCGACACCAACCTGACCGGCACCTACAACGTGTGCCGGGCCGCGGTCTTCGCCCTCATGAAGCAGGGCCGCGGCAGCATCGTCACCCTGTCGTCCGTGGCGGGGGTGTGCGGCAGCGCCACACAGGCCAACTACGCGGCCTCCAAGGCCGGGATCATCGGCTTCACCCGGTCGCTGGCGAAGGAAGTGGCCCGGTTCGGCATCCGCGCCAATGTCGTGGCGCCCGGTCTGATCGCGACGGACATGACCGACGGGATGAAGGCCAAGGCCCGTGAGGCCGTCCTCGCCCAGATCCCGCTCGGCCGGATCGGCACCGCGGCGGAGGTGGCCGACACCGTGGCGTTCCTGGCGTCGGACCGCGCCTCCTACATCACGGGACAAGTGATCCGGATCGATGGCGGCATCGGCAACTGA
- a CDS encoding beta-ketoacyl-[acyl-carrier-protein] synthase family protein encodes MSPSSPTTPTTPDVFVTGIGAISCLGGSASEFWTGLKAAAATARPTPVPGLTERVPDVLAYQVADGATGSAGPAGVGARADLGRAAGFALAAAREAVADAGLGSRELAGAAVVIGTAVGESGGRESGDRDGSTSAGSTGDGGGDGGDGGWEPMFSVAASVGGELGTFGTNISVSNACAASGYALSVAVDLIRRGEADTVLLGGAEGISWVPLASFSRLGAADPETCRPFDAERRGTVFGEGAAVLVLQSARAAAGRRTYGRVLGTAWSCDAHHPTAPDPGGEQLVRVARAALDEAARGPGDIGCVIPHGTGTRQNDVIEHQVLHEVLGEHAARTPLFSLKAFIGHTAGAAAAFAAVSAALMARHGEIPANVPLAHPDPGCPVLLPQDGPTALERPNVLVNAYAFGGSNFTMVFGGEAR; translated from the coding sequence TTGTCCCCCTCCTCACCCACCACCCCCACCACCCCCGATGTCTTCGTGACCGGAATCGGCGCGATCAGCTGTCTCGGCGGCAGCGCGAGCGAGTTCTGGACCGGGCTGAAGGCCGCCGCGGCCACCGCGCGGCCCACTCCCGTGCCGGGCCTCACCGAGCGGGTGCCGGACGTCCTCGCGTACCAGGTCGCCGACGGGGCGACCGGCTCGGCCGGCCCGGCCGGCGTCGGCGCGCGCGCCGACCTGGGCCGCGCCGCGGGCTTCGCGCTCGCCGCCGCCCGCGAGGCGGTCGCGGACGCGGGCCTGGGGTCGCGCGAGCTCGCGGGGGCGGCCGTGGTGATCGGCACCGCGGTCGGCGAGAGCGGCGGCCGCGAGAGCGGGGACCGGGACGGGAGCACCAGTGCCGGGAGCACCGGTGACGGCGGCGGCGACGGCGGCGACGGCGGCTGGGAGCCGATGTTCTCCGTCGCCGCGTCGGTCGGCGGCGAACTCGGCACGTTCGGCACCAACATCAGCGTCAGCAACGCCTGCGCCGCCAGCGGGTACGCGCTGTCCGTCGCCGTGGACCTGATCCGCCGCGGCGAGGCGGACACCGTCCTGCTGGGCGGCGCCGAGGGCATCTCCTGGGTACCGCTCGCGAGCTTCAGCCGCCTCGGCGCCGCCGACCCCGAGACCTGCCGTCCCTTCGACGCCGAACGCCGGGGAACCGTCTTCGGCGAGGGAGCCGCCGTGCTGGTCCTCCAGTCGGCGCGGGCCGCGGCCGGCCGCCGTACGTACGGCAGGGTGCTCGGCACCGCCTGGAGCTGCGACGCCCACCACCCCACCGCACCCGATCCGGGCGGCGAGCAGCTGGTACGGGTCGCCCGCGCGGCCCTGGACGAGGCGGCGCGCGGACCCGGCGACATCGGCTGCGTCATCCCGCACGGCACCGGCACCCGGCAGAACGACGTGATCGAGCACCAGGTGCTGCACGAGGTCCTCGGCGAACACGCCGCGCGGACCCCGCTGTTCAGCCTGAAGGCCTTCATCGGGCACACCGCCGGGGCCGCCGCCGCCTTCGCCGCCGTGTCCGCCGCCCTGATGGCCCGGCACGGGGAGATCCCGGCGAACGTCCCGCTGGCCCACCCGGACCCCGGGTGCCCGGTCCTCCTGCCGCAGGACGGACCGACCGCACTGGAGCGGCCGAACGTGCTGGTCAACGCGTACGCGTTCGGCGGGAGCAACTTCACGATGGTGTTCGGGGGCGAGGCACGGTGA
- a CDS encoding 4'-phosphopantetheinyl transferase family protein: MIERILPAGAAGAEEYADVPDARLHPVELAAVAGASESRRRVFGTGRHCAHRALERLGVPAGPVPVGGSGEPLWPAGAVGAITHCAGYRAAAAARSAELAGLGIDAEPHVPLPAGVLEAVTLPHERGQLRELGGSRPGLHWDTVLFSAKESVYKAWFPLTGRWLDFTQAELRFRPEPGPATATGEGEGRFRARLLVPGPVAGGRTVRHFDGRWLVADGLVITAVTV; encoded by the coding sequence GTGATCGAGCGGATCCTGCCCGCCGGGGCGGCCGGTGCGGAGGAGTACGCGGACGTACCCGACGCCCGCCTCCACCCGGTGGAACTGGCCGCCGTGGCGGGGGCCTCCGAGAGCCGCCGCCGCGTCTTCGGCACCGGACGGCACTGCGCCCACCGGGCACTGGAACGCCTGGGCGTGCCCGCCGGGCCGGTGCCCGTGGGCGGCTCGGGGGAACCGCTGTGGCCCGCCGGGGCGGTCGGCGCCATCACCCACTGCGCGGGCTACCGGGCGGCCGCCGCCGCCCGGTCCGCGGAGCTGGCCGGACTCGGCATCGACGCCGAACCGCACGTTCCGCTGCCCGCGGGAGTCCTGGAGGCGGTGACGCTCCCGCACGAGCGCGGGCAGCTGCGGGAGCTGGGCGGATCCCGGCCCGGGCTGCACTGGGACACCGTCCTGTTCAGCGCCAAGGAGTCCGTCTACAAGGCGTGGTTCCCGCTCACCGGGCGCTGGCTCGACTTCACCCAGGCCGAGCTCCGGTTCCGTCCGGAACCGGGCCCGGCCACGGCCACGGGCGAGGGCGAGGGCCGGTTCCGGGCCCGCCTGCTCGTTCCCGGACCGGTGGCCGGCGGCCGTACCGTACGGCATTTCGACGGCCGCTGGCTGGTGGCCGACGGCCTGGTGATCACAGCGGTCACCGTATGA
- a CDS encoding MFS transporter, translating to MSGATGHTAAAGEQGRPPAPARRGVRGHPWLTLLTLSVGAMMVSLDGTIVTVAQPAMQADLGASLTGIQWVTNGYLLAVAALLIAAGRLGDRYGHRTVFLIGAAGFTATSVAIGACGSLGWVIGLRVLQGVFGALMQPATLGLLRTAFPAEKLNMPIAVRSAVIAASTAAGPVVGGLLVEHATWSWVFFLNVPLGALALVLGVVVLHDARAEGGRSGRLDLLGMVVLGGALCLFVGGLATVADRGRPDARTTALLAAALLLGAFFVRWQRRAPDPLVPPRIFRSVRFTVGVLTMLAMSFVMFGAPFVLIFYLQNVLGLSPTDSGIRVLGLTLLMIVGAPPAAMWISRSGPRAPVVVGLLVTATAMCALSRLDAESGTLQTTLCFFLLGLGFSPVMVGATKLVISSAPVELSGVAGGMQQTSMQVGGSLGTAVVGALVAAHAASALPGRLAAEGVVLEPGALDEAVRTVAVGLAPDAGAVGAAQATLTRIGQAVFLEGMQQALLATAAVAALGAVAGLFAGPGKAVPPGTGEGHDR from the coding sequence ATGAGCGGGGCGACCGGACACACCGCGGCCGCCGGGGAGCAGGGCCGCCCGCCCGCCCCGGCGCGCCGGGGAGTGCGGGGCCACCCCTGGCTGACCCTGCTGACCCTGTCGGTCGGGGCCATGATGGTCTCGCTCGACGGGACCATCGTCACCGTCGCCCAGCCGGCCATGCAGGCCGACCTCGGGGCGAGCCTGACCGGCATCCAGTGGGTGACGAACGGCTACCTGCTCGCCGTCGCCGCCCTGCTGATCGCCGCGGGCCGGCTCGGGGACCGCTACGGCCACCGCACCGTCTTCCTCATCGGCGCCGCGGGCTTCACGGCGACCTCGGTGGCCATCGGCGCCTGCGGCAGCCTGGGCTGGGTGATCGGACTGCGCGTACTGCAGGGCGTGTTCGGTGCGCTGATGCAGCCGGCCACCCTCGGCCTGCTGCGCACGGCCTTCCCGGCCGAGAAGCTCAACATGCCGATCGCGGTGCGCAGCGCGGTCATCGCGGCCTCGACCGCGGCCGGCCCGGTCGTGGGCGGCCTGCTGGTCGAACACGCGACGTGGAGCTGGGTGTTCTTCCTCAACGTGCCGCTGGGCGCCCTCGCCCTGGTGCTGGGCGTCGTCGTCCTGCACGACGCGCGGGCCGAGGGCGGCCGGTCCGGCCGGTTGGACCTGCTGGGCATGGTCGTCCTCGGCGGCGCGCTCTGCCTGTTCGTCGGGGGCCTGGCCACGGTCGCCGACCGGGGCCGGCCCGATGCCCGGACCACGGCCCTGCTGGCCGCCGCGCTGCTGCTCGGCGCCTTCTTCGTCCGGTGGCAGCGGCGGGCCCCGGATCCGCTGGTGCCGCCGCGGATCTTCCGGTCGGTGCGGTTCACGGTGGGCGTCCTGACCATGCTCGCCATGTCGTTCGTGATGTTCGGCGCCCCGTTCGTCCTGATCTTCTACTTGCAGAACGTGCTCGGGCTGTCGCCCACCGATTCGGGGATCCGGGTCCTGGGCCTGACCCTGCTGATGATCGTGGGCGCACCGCCCGCGGCCATGTGGATCAGCCGGTCCGGCCCGCGCGCCCCGGTCGTGGTCGGACTGCTCGTCACGGCCACGGCCATGTGCGCCCTGTCCCGGCTCGATGCCGAGTCCGGGACCCTGCAGACGACCCTGTGCTTCTTCCTCCTCGGGCTCGGCTTCAGCCCGGTGATGGTCGGCGCCACCAAGCTCGTCATCAGCAGCGCACCGGTGGAACTGTCCGGTGTGGCCGGCGGGATGCAGCAGACGTCCATGCAGGTGGGCGGCAGCCTGGGCACCGCCGTCGTGGGCGCACTGGTCGCGGCCCACGCCGCGTCCGCGCTGCCCGGCCGCCTCGCCGCGGAGGGCGTCGTGCTGGAGCCCGGCGCCCTGGACGAGGCGGTCCGCACGGTGGCCGTGGGTCTCGCACCGGATGCCGGCGCGGTCGGCGCGGCGCAGGCCACGCTGACCCGGATCGGGCAGGCGGTGTTCCTGGAGGGCATGCAGCAGGCCCTGCTGGCGACCGCGGCGGTGGCCGCCCTGGGCGCCGTCGCCGGCCTCTTCGCGGGGCCCGGCAAGGCCGTGCCCCCGGGGACCGGCGAAGGGCACGACCGGTGA
- a CDS encoding alpha/beta fold hydrolase → MSGSRVQVRLERPARDTGAVRVLALHGLAASGTSWRPYAELASPDVELWTAELPWGAAGPTDWSRHGDPGEWIGAALAAVPGGADVVLAHSFSAVLAVRYLAGIPQVEQPRALVAVSPFHRADPADFHWDDAAHYLGIFQEAFEEAVRIASVRELAPQTRRDMAVLVRNRVGPYGWLRFWESYLRTPSVDTRALGLPVLVVAGEDDRLAPPRDAAVLAAALPQGQLELLPGCGHFPMAEQPRLFADTVRRLIAERIATPSAAATRVS, encoded by the coding sequence ATGAGCGGGAGTCGTGTGCAGGTCCGCCTGGAGCGGCCCGCCCGGGACACGGGCGCCGTGCGCGTGCTCGCCCTGCACGGACTGGCCGCGAGCGGGACCAGCTGGCGGCCGTACGCAGAACTCGCCTCACCGGATGTGGAGTTGTGGACGGCCGAGCTGCCCTGGGGCGCGGCGGGCCCGACGGACTGGAGCCGGCACGGCGACCCCGGCGAGTGGATCGGCGCCGCACTGGCCGCGGTCCCGGGCGGCGCCGACGTCGTCCTCGCGCACTCCTTCTCCGCCGTCCTCGCCGTGCGGTACCTGGCCGGCATCCCGCAGGTCGAACAGCCCCGCGCGCTGGTCGCCGTATCGCCCTTCCACCGCGCGGACCCGGCCGACTTCCACTGGGACGACGCCGCCCACTACCTCGGCATCTTCCAGGAGGCCTTCGAGGAGGCGGTGCGGATCGCTTCGGTGCGCGAACTCGCCCCGCAGACGCGCCGGGACATGGCCGTCCTCGTGCGCAACCGCGTCGGCCCGTACGGGTGGCTCAGGTTCTGGGAGAGCTACCTGCGCACCCCCTCCGTCGACACCCGGGCCCTCGGCCTGCCGGTGCTCGTCGTGGCCGGGGAGGACGACCGCCTGGCCCCGCCGCGCGACGCCGCCGTACTGGCGGCGGCCCTGCCGCAGGGGCAGCTCGAACTGCTGCCGGGCTGCGGCCACTTCCCGATGGCCGAGCAGCCGCGGCTGTTCGCCGACACGGTCCGCCGGCTGATCGCCGAACGCATCGCGACGCCGTCCGCGGCCGCCACGAGAGTGAGTTGA
- a CDS encoding sterol desaturase family protein: MLDKVLDRLHDPAVYALPAMALLIVIEMLAIKFGDDHDERPGYDLRDHRASILTGFGALLSSTLLRTVALALYLLVYEYVAPWHLSSTSWTTWVVLFFGVEFLLYWYHRAAHGIRLIWAGHQVHHSSQYFNLSTALRRKWAQWFEKMIWLPLPLLGVHPALVFTMHSAHLVYGLFAHTEKIGKLPRPIEYIFVTPSHHRVHHGNDPEYLDKNFGSILIFWDRIFGTFQPEVQRPTYGLTKQIETFSIWKIQVHEFGNMFRDVRGARTLRHKLGYVFGPPGWKPADDGDGSGAASGATSGPAAARQPGELLT, encoded by the coding sequence ATGCTCGATAAGGTCCTGGACCGGCTGCACGATCCAGCGGTCTACGCCCTGCCCGCCATGGCCCTGCTGATCGTGATCGAGATGCTGGCGATCAAGTTCGGCGACGACCACGACGAGCGGCCCGGTTACGACCTCCGGGACCACCGGGCGAGCATCCTCACGGGCTTCGGCGCGCTGCTCTCGTCCACCCTGCTGCGGACCGTGGCGCTCGCGCTGTACCTGCTGGTCTACGAGTACGTGGCGCCCTGGCACCTGTCGTCCACGTCGTGGACCACGTGGGTGGTCCTCTTCTTCGGAGTGGAGTTCCTCCTCTACTGGTACCACCGCGCCGCGCACGGCATCCGGCTCATCTGGGCCGGTCACCAGGTGCACCACTCCAGCCAGTACTTCAACCTCTCGACCGCCCTGCGCCGCAAGTGGGCCCAGTGGTTCGAGAAGATGATCTGGCTGCCGCTGCCCCTCCTGGGCGTGCACCCCGCGCTGGTGTTCACGATGCACTCGGCCCACCTCGTGTACGGGCTCTTCGCGCACACCGAGAAGATCGGCAAGCTGCCGCGCCCCATCGAGTACATCTTCGTGACGCCCTCGCACCACCGGGTGCACCACGGCAACGACCCGGAGTACCTGGACAAGAACTTCGGCAGCATCCTGATCTTCTGGGACCGCATCTTCGGCACCTTCCAGCCCGAGGTGCAGCGCCCCACCTACGGCCTGACCAAGCAGATCGAGACCTTCTCCATCTGGAAGATCCAGGTCCACGAGTTCGGCAACATGTTCCGCGACGTACGCGGGGCCCGCACGCTGCGCCACAAGCTCGGCTACGTCTTCGGCCCGCCCGGCTGGAAGCCCGCGGACGACGGCGACGGCTCCGGAGCGGCGTCCGGAGCGACGTCCGGCCCGGCGGCGGCGAGGCAGCCGGGTGAGCTCCTTACATGA
- a CDS encoding SDR family oxidoreductase, whose amino-acid sequence MLTSVKGSWCLILGASSGMGRATALAMAKEGANVFGVHFGTAAQQEEADELVEELRATGVQVSFHNANAASKQTRAELVPLLKELAGPDGVRVLLHSLAFGSLLPFLPQEGQEGQEGQPGQPGRDDVITPRQMDMTVDVMGHSLVYWVRDLWVAGLLPRGAKVFALTSRGDGRVMPSYGAVSAAKSALASHVRQLAVELAPSGVSVNALRAGLTLTPALLRIPGSDGLARHASESNPHGRLTVPEDVAEAVVMLSATDSSWMTGNVIDVDGGEGLV is encoded by the coding sequence ATGCTGACTTCCGTCAAGGGCTCCTGGTGCCTGATCCTGGGCGCCTCCAGCGGCATGGGCCGGGCCACCGCCCTGGCCATGGCCAAAGAGGGCGCGAACGTCTTCGGCGTCCACTTCGGCACGGCGGCCCAGCAGGAGGAGGCCGACGAGCTGGTGGAGGAGCTGCGCGCCACGGGGGTGCAGGTGTCCTTCCACAACGCCAACGCCGCGAGCAAGCAGACCCGCGCCGAGCTGGTACCCCTGCTGAAGGAGCTGGCCGGGCCCGACGGCGTACGGGTGCTGCTGCACTCCCTCGCCTTCGGCAGCCTGCTGCCCTTCCTCCCGCAGGAGGGCCAGGAGGGCCAGGAGGGTCAGCCGGGTCAGCCCGGTCGGGACGACGTGATCACCCCGCGCCAGATGGACATGACCGTCGACGTCATGGGCCACAGCCTCGTGTACTGGGTGCGCGACCTGTGGGTGGCCGGGCTGCTGCCGCGCGGCGCCAAGGTGTTCGCGCTCACCAGCCGCGGCGACGGCCGGGTGATGCCGAGCTACGGCGCGGTCTCCGCCGCCAAGTCCGCCCTGGCCTCGCACGTGCGCCAACTGGCCGTCGAACTGGCCCCCTCCGGAGTCTCGGTGAACGCCCTGCGCGCCGGCCTGACCCTCACCCCGGCGCTGCTGCGCATCCCGGGCAGCGACGGACTGGCCCGGCACGCCTCGGAGTCGAACCCGCACGGCCGCCTCACCGTCCCCGAGGACGTCGCCGAGGCCGTCGTCATGCTCTCGGCCACCGATTCGTCGTGGATGACCGGCAACGTCATCGACGTCGACGGCGGCGAAGGCCTCGTCTGA
- a CDS encoding acyl carrier protein, which yields MPEQTSTTAADLDIEDLRSTIAEILDVDASEVTDTADFKEDLDVDSLLALEILVTLERKYHVKMEESNLQLMRSLKVVHDLLAEKLGTA from the coding sequence ATGCCCGAGCAGACCAGCACCACCGCCGCCGACCTGGACATCGAGGACCTCCGCAGCACCATCGCGGAGATCCTGGACGTCGACGCCTCCGAGGTGACCGACACCGCCGACTTCAAGGAGGACCTCGACGTCGACTCCCTGCTGGCGCTGGAGATCCTCGTCACCCTGGAGCGCAAGTACCACGTGAAGATGGAGGAGTCGAACCTCCAGCTGATGCGCTCCCTGAAGGTCGTGCACGACCTGCTGGCAGAGAAGCTCGGTACCGCCTGA
- a CDS encoding beta-ketoacyl synthase N-terminal-like domain-containing protein gives MPVPVPPPLPLPVAVAEAVVHGAGLVLPPDGTDPGAPWFDHRARLGRGHKYLPPACQYLLAAARTALAGSGAEADRHAPELRGAVVGTNSAVAALHADIEETVRREGAGALSPMGVPYFSVNLVAARLSTEHLLKGFNLTVTSPRVAGIEALHLAALELAAGRGAVALAGAAEAPDPRAGDAAPEAGAALLVLRPGGGPVPADGAVLRTVLRFVPPPALAAAQGRALAEDSVRQALDALCASGPGPHEVELLADPSPVGDAVARALRAWCAGRAPVSTEHSGARAGALAPVGRLAARPLPAAGGTRLVVAASRAGTVALASVHTHRHTN, from the coding sequence GTGCCGGTGCCGGTGCCGCCGCCGCTGCCGCTGCCGGTCGCGGTGGCCGAGGCCGTCGTGCACGGCGCGGGCCTGGTGCTGCCGCCGGACGGGACCGACCCCGGGGCACCCTGGTTCGACCACCGCGCACGGCTGGGCCGGGGTCACAAGTACCTGCCGCCCGCCTGCCAGTACCTGCTCGCGGCCGCCCGCACCGCGCTGGCCGGCTCCGGTGCGGAGGCGGACCGGCACGCCCCCGAGCTCCGCGGCGCCGTCGTCGGGACCAACAGCGCCGTGGCGGCCCTGCACGCCGACATCGAGGAGACGGTCCGCCGGGAGGGGGCCGGCGCGCTGAGCCCCATGGGCGTGCCGTACTTCTCGGTGAACCTCGTCGCCGCCCGCCTGTCGACCGAGCACCTGCTCAAGGGCTTCAACCTGACGGTGACCTCACCGCGGGTGGCCGGGATCGAGGCCCTGCACCTGGCCGCCCTCGAACTGGCCGCGGGCCGCGGCGCCGTGGCCCTGGCCGGGGCCGCCGAGGCCCCCGACCCGCGGGCCGGTGACGCCGCGCCGGAGGCGGGTGCCGCGCTGCTCGTGCTGCGCCCGGGCGGCGGCCCCGTACCGGCCGACGGGGCGGTGCTGCGGACCGTACTGCGCTTCGTCCCGCCGCCCGCGCTGGCCGCGGCGCAGGGCCGCGCGCTCGCGGAGGACTCCGTACGGCAGGCGCTGGACGCCCTCTGCGCGTCCGGTCCCGGCCCCCACGAGGTCGAGTTGCTGGCCGACCCCTCCCCCGTCGGCGATGCCGTCGCCCGTGCCCTGCGCGCCTGGTGCGCCGGGCGCGCGCCGGTCTCGACGGAGCACTCCGGGGCGCGTGCCGGGGCGCTCGCCCCGGTGGGCCGGCTGGCGGCGCGCCCCCTCCCGGCGGCCGGCGGCACCCGGCTGGTCGTCGCCGCATCCCGCGCGGGCACCGTGGCGCTGGCCTCGGTCCACACCCACCGACACACCAACTGA